From the genome of Varibaculum prostatecancerukia, one region includes:
- a CDS encoding ABC transporter substrate-binding protein, giving the protein MRQSKKLTTLMTSVVCLAMGLSACSSAPSGQTSSSSNQSKGITVTNCGKEQTFATSPSRVVSLGVTGLAYLAAAGAEDKVILRANEWGEEPAAWMAGKVDKIEAIQEPISMEALISKKPDLVYGGGFESGGLSPDAVLEKKIPAIVDAPECHYFYPDQKENESFNAILGEITTIGNLLGTQEKAKQTTDDLKSKIDQIAKEKPGQGRSVSYAYYYGEDEGLYSYGTKGVMGEISKTLDLKSAIDPNYHPHQGPIAEEAFVKSDPDMIIVLLGMGGATKESTMARLEKIPGYKDMKAVKNNQIFFAESAIAYASPTALYGTIELADQIRK; this is encoded by the coding sequence ATGCGACAAAGTAAAAAACTGACTACACTGATGACCTCGGTTGTATGCCTGGCTATGGGGTTATCTGCATGCTCATCAGCGCCGTCAGGTCAGACATCATCATCGTCAAATCAGTCCAAAGGGATTACAGTGACTAACTGCGGCAAAGAACAGACTTTTGCTACCAGTCCATCAAGGGTTGTCTCACTTGGCGTCACTGGACTTGCATACCTTGCTGCAGCAGGGGCAGAAGACAAGGTGATTTTGCGAGCAAACGAATGGGGTGAAGAACCTGCGGCCTGGATGGCTGGTAAGGTTGATAAAATTGAGGCAATCCAAGAACCAATTTCCATGGAAGCTCTTATCTCCAAAAAGCCAGACTTAGTATATGGCGGAGGTTTTGAATCAGGCGGGCTATCCCCAGATGCAGTACTAGAAAAGAAAATTCCCGCAATCGTTGACGCACCAGAATGTCACTACTTCTACCCTGATCAAAAAGAAAATGAGTCATTCAATGCGATTCTAGGTGAAATAACGACAATTGGGAACTTGTTAGGAACACAAGAAAAAGCCAAGCAAACAACTGATGATCTTAAATCCAAAATAGACCAAATAGCTAAAGAAAAGCCAGGACAAGGTCGCAGCGTCTCTTACGCCTACTACTACGGTGAAGACGAAGGACTCTACAGTTACGGAACCAAAGGGGTCATGGGAGAAATTTCAAAAACTTTGGATCTAAAGTCTGCTATCGATCCAAACTATCATCCCCATCAAGGCCCAATTGCGGAAGAAGCTTTTGTCAAGTCCGACCCAGATATGATTATCGTCCTCCTGGGAATGGGCGGGGCAACTAAAGAATCAACCATGGCGCGTTTGGAGAAAATCCCTGGATACAAAGACATGAAGGCTGTGAAGAACAACCAGATTTTCTTTGCTGAGTCTGCAATTGCCTATGCTTCGCCCACAGCACTATACGGCACCATTGAACTCGCAGATCAAATCCGCAAATAG
- a CDS encoding YcaO-like family protein, which produces MESQLLGICAELRVLDQSRTLLTCADGTQLILQADAVSLAEVFDKAKGRCTSEVLGTPLYSALAKHTSLKKPPTAASKMTVPKAHGPIDVLVCGDESFGKALVLALLNKGVKCAYSDRNPRECSYEVFHGGFLVVCRSTQSRMLFDSELQALNESNVSWIPIDYEGCSLRVGPVVVEGRGANYSDCLARERANSINEEVFAASLQPALRGRFLEFITQSPTLIEECAELVSHICSDEQVDQNQSSVFDTVWEVKPNSDLLIHPVLPINFVNPPDKLRPVHPPTFLVDRLYGVVRELTTVRHSSLMPPTLVTTQARTTDLSKMSGYVNTVFCQGSSVAPSQVSENEIEIVRDQNFYAAIGESVERYCSNLIDLKPVQYASYNELIRRGFPALDPRELVLFSSKQYETTGFPFQPLTADVRIGWVEGRYLDDDSAVYVPASLVYVNWHIRQNRHQPRINFPAFAGVAAGITEEQAILSGLSEVIERHATMVWWLNKQPLPHVRLSQAQLSLFEGAQENLRPALIHLDNTFNVPVAAGVVHNDTSKLVHVGFSCRSTLAEAALKAWSEALTLQEGAHDLKNPNGIHWSAIRDGLLPGRSYKAWREDRRYLDDFRPDLKDVDDLLVQQEVFLDPRAVDRVAPLLDVTPARDPQTVNELPDSSLKTYLEIVRNRGKRVIVVDITSPDAASCGLKVIRTLVPGTVGNTPAAFPYLGNGVVVNEAVTLGWREKPLDEECINNFPMPHA; this is translated from the coding sequence ATGGAAAGCCAACTGCTCGGTATTTGTGCCGAACTAAGAGTTTTAGATCAATCTCGAACCCTGTTAACCTGCGCCGATGGGACTCAGCTTATACTTCAAGCTGATGCTGTATCCCTCGCTGAAGTTTTCGATAAAGCAAAAGGACGCTGTACAAGTGAAGTTCTCGGAACTCCTTTGTACTCAGCGCTCGCTAAACACACTTCACTGAAAAAACCACCGACAGCAGCAAGCAAAATGACCGTACCGAAAGCACATGGTCCGATAGACGTTCTCGTTTGCGGAGATGAGTCATTCGGAAAGGCTCTAGTGCTCGCACTACTGAACAAAGGGGTTAAATGTGCCTATTCGGATCGAAATCCCAGAGAATGCTCCTATGAGGTGTTTCATGGGGGTTTTCTAGTCGTATGCAGATCCACTCAATCGCGGATGCTGTTCGATTCCGAATTGCAGGCACTCAACGAATCAAATGTATCTTGGATCCCCATCGATTATGAAGGGTGTTCACTTCGAGTAGGACCAGTCGTTGTCGAAGGTCGCGGCGCGAACTACAGCGACTGCCTGGCACGGGAACGCGCAAACTCTATAAACGAGGAGGTTTTTGCCGCGTCCTTGCAACCTGCATTACGTGGGCGCTTTCTCGAATTTATCACGCAGTCTCCTACGTTGATAGAAGAATGTGCCGAATTGGTTAGCCATATCTGCTCTGATGAACAAGTCGATCAAAATCAGAGTTCCGTTTTTGATACCGTCTGGGAAGTTAAACCGAACTCCGATCTCCTCATCCATCCCGTACTTCCAATCAATTTTGTTAATCCGCCGGATAAACTGAGACCAGTTCATCCCCCCACGTTTCTTGTAGACCGACTCTATGGTGTCGTAAGAGAATTAACTACGGTTAGACATTCGTCCCTCATGCCTCCGACTTTGGTAACAACACAGGCTCGAACTACTGATTTATCAAAAATGTCTGGTTACGTTAATACCGTGTTTTGTCAAGGCTCAAGTGTTGCGCCTTCGCAAGTGAGCGAAAATGAGATCGAGATTGTTCGTGACCAGAACTTTTACGCTGCGATTGGAGAGTCGGTGGAACGATACTGTTCTAATCTAATTGATCTCAAACCAGTACAATACGCCAGTTATAACGAACTAATCAGACGTGGGTTTCCGGCGTTGGACCCTCGCGAACTGGTGCTTTTCTCATCAAAGCAGTATGAAACCACCGGGTTTCCCTTCCAACCTCTGACTGCCGATGTGAGAATTGGCTGGGTCGAAGGACGATATTTAGATGATGACAGTGCAGTCTATGTCCCAGCATCGCTTGTTTATGTCAACTGGCATATACGGCAAAATCGGCATCAGCCGCGTATTAATTTTCCGGCGTTTGCAGGTGTGGCTGCCGGGATAACCGAAGAACAAGCTATCCTTTCTGGTTTGAGCGAGGTAATAGAACGGCATGCCACTATGGTGTGGTGGCTTAATAAACAGCCACTGCCACACGTTAGACTTAGCCAGGCACAGCTTTCGTTATTCGAAGGGGCTCAAGAAAATCTGCGCCCGGCGCTGATTCATTTAGATAACACGTTCAATGTTCCTGTGGCGGCAGGTGTAGTTCATAACGACACATCCAAGCTGGTTCACGTTGGGTTTTCCTGTCGGTCCACGTTAGCCGAAGCCGCATTGAAAGCGTGGAGTGAGGCGCTCACTCTCCAAGAAGGAGCGCACGACTTGAAAAACCCCAACGGTATTCACTGGTCGGCTATACGAGACGGACTGTTACCAGGACGATCCTATAAGGCATGGCGTGAGGACAGGCGCTACTTAGACGACTTTCGTCCAGATCTCAAAGATGTTGATGATTTATTAGTCCAGCAGGAAGTTTTTCTTGACCCAAGAGCGGTAGATCGCGTTGCACCCTTGCTTGATGTTACGCCAGCAAGAGATCCTCAGACAGTAAATGAACTGCCGGATTCTTCCTTGAAGACATATTTAGAGATAGTTCGCAATCGCGGCAAACGTGTCATTGTAGTTGACATTACTTCACCAGATGCAGCATCGTGCGGATTGAAAGTCATTAGGACGCTGGTACCGGGAACTGTTGGCAACACGCCAGCTGCATTCCCTTATCTTGGTAACGGCGTTGTGGTCAATGAGGCCGTCACACTGGGGTGGCGTGAAAAGCCTCTGGACGAAGAATGCATTAATAATTTCCCGATGCCGCACGCTTAG
- a CDS encoding class I SAM-dependent methyltransferase — protein MLNPKIDLDGMNKYIYDSEWSDLWQTYFSERPTTQATADFLASLIPGGRALEIGIGSGRVAIPLAARGVKVTGIDTSVHMLKYLEKNDTECSVEAIQGDAQSFDLATKDFDLVYFVSWGLHMLLTDEAQQACFDRASLHLKKGGYFVIELMCSEGYPFGDSDIKALKIDKGSVIAAGEIHNPTQRLLLNAYLIFNDGEAPRVHTSASHYCTADQLDIMASNSGLELYHAYESWDRAPIIEDSPTMIRVYRKCRDD, from the coding sequence ATGCTGAATCCTAAAATCGATTTAGATGGAATGAACAAGTACATCTACGACAGCGAATGGTCAGACTTATGGCAGACCTATTTTTCTGAGCGTCCAACTACGCAAGCGACTGCCGACTTCCTAGCTTCTTTAATTCCTGGGGGTCGAGCCTTGGAGATCGGAATCGGCAGTGGCCGTGTAGCAATTCCACTAGCTGCACGCGGCGTCAAAGTCACCGGAATTGACACTTCTGTTCACATGCTTAAATATCTTGAAAAAAATGATACCGAATGCTCAGTTGAAGCAATTCAAGGCGACGCTCAAAGTTTCGACTTAGCTACCAAAGATTTCGATCTTGTATATTTTGTTTCCTGGGGACTGCACATGTTACTGACCGATGAGGCTCAACAGGCTTGTTTCGATAGGGCATCTCTTCATTTGAAGAAGGGAGGCTATTTTGTCATCGAACTAATGTGTTCAGAAGGCTATCCTTTCGGTGACTCAGACATTAAAGCACTTAAAATTGATAAAGGTTCGGTTATTGCTGCAGGTGAAATACATAATCCTACACAGCGTCTACTATTGAATGCTTATCTTATTTTTAACGATGGGGAAGCGCCCAGAGTTCACACTTCGGCATCACATTACTGTACTGCTGATCAGTTGGACATAATGGCGTCTAATAGCGGACTAGAACTATATCACGCTTACGAGTCATGGGATAGAGCTCCGATTATTGAGGATTCACCTACGATGATTCGAGTTTACCGGAAGTGCCGCGATGACTAA
- a CDS encoding ABC transporter ATP-binding protein/permease, which produces MFTQQRRVMAAAGLTVWLLIPPIVIGMVVSALYVAAAWLNASLFTELLGLRRFSVIVPLIAVIAVLLVVRPLIDVCGQLVQNRAGLVVKGNLRRSLLKELDRQGPMRVGLGRSGNLQSVITDGVEAIEPYFVKYFTQLAVTAMTALVLTITLARVSVWIALVLLVCGVAVVAIPRLWDKALAERGQSHWAAYETLNADFIDAMMGMATLKSFGAADSYGDRLNRQSRELLTSTLGQLRLSLGETGLSGMMKVLGPALALLIAIAQVRTGSMELGQLFFVTLLSVEMFRPFNQLSSCWHESFFGISALPSMNELFTRIPPDDKESDQPEHGQVIETVSNPSLGIVFDNVTYTYLGSSKPAIEQMSFDIETGKTTSIVGLSGSGKSTALGLLIGYDQPANGDIKVFGLQPSVDEVTKLVTLVPQEPIIFPGTIREILLSANPQASEADMMKALTIAHADNLHVECDGDLDDNRLAEQRPSHCLRSDSVADSVLDVEIFEHAKNLSGGQKQRLAIARALIRGTQILILDESTSALDTYTEHQLLSELRAAYPELTLVVVTHRIDTAAKSDKVVVLAHRQVSCTGAPSELAKDPGSAWSELVAAQKGEN; this is translated from the coding sequence ATGTTTACCCAACAACGACGCGTTATGGCAGCGGCAGGGCTGACGGTATGGCTGTTGATTCCGCCTATTGTGATAGGAATGGTTGTGTCTGCCCTGTACGTGGCAGCTGCCTGGTTGAACGCAAGCCTGTTTACCGAACTGCTGGGGCTGCGACGCTTTTCAGTGATTGTCCCCCTTATCGCCGTGATTGCCGTTTTGCTTGTAGTACGGCCTTTAATTGATGTGTGCGGCCAGTTAGTACAAAATCGGGCGGGTTTGGTGGTGAAGGGCAATCTTCGCCGTTCGTTGCTCAAAGAACTGGATCGTCAAGGTCCGATGCGGGTGGGGCTTGGCCGCTCAGGGAATCTTCAGTCTGTTATCACTGACGGTGTGGAAGCTATCGAGCCTTATTTTGTCAAGTATTTCACCCAGTTGGCTGTCACGGCTATGACGGCTTTGGTTTTGACTATTACCTTGGCCCGCGTGAGCGTGTGGATAGCGCTCGTGTTGCTGGTCTGCGGCGTTGCCGTAGTAGCGATTCCCAGATTATGGGATAAAGCATTGGCTGAACGCGGGCAGTCCCATTGGGCTGCGTATGAGACATTAAATGCCGATTTCATTGACGCAATGATGGGCATGGCTACTTTGAAGTCATTTGGCGCTGCCGATTCCTATGGCGACAGGTTAAATCGGCAGTCTCGTGAGCTGTTGACCTCTACCTTGGGTCAGCTTCGTCTTTCCTTGGGCGAGACAGGGTTGAGTGGGATGATGAAAGTACTTGGCCCTGCATTAGCTTTGCTCATAGCGATTGCCCAGGTGCGCACCGGCAGTATGGAACTTGGGCAATTGTTCTTTGTAACGTTGCTATCCGTTGAAATGTTCCGGCCGTTTAACCAGCTTTCATCGTGTTGGCATGAGTCATTTTTCGGTATCTCAGCTTTGCCGTCAATGAATGAGCTTTTCACCCGGATCCCGCCAGACGATAAGGAGTCTGACCAGCCTGAGCACGGTCAGGTAATTGAGACAGTATCTAACCCTAGTTTGGGGATAGTTTTTGATAACGTCACCTACACATATTTGGGAAGCAGCAAGCCGGCGATTGAGCAGATGAGCTTCGATATTGAAACGGGTAAAACGACATCGATTGTGGGATTGTCTGGGTCTGGTAAATCAACTGCATTGGGGCTGCTGATTGGCTATGATCAGCCTGCCAATGGCGATATCAAGGTGTTTGGGTTACAGCCATCGGTTGATGAGGTAACCAAGCTGGTGACCCTTGTTCCGCAAGAGCCGATTATTTTCCCCGGCACTATCCGCGAGATTTTACTGAGTGCCAATCCTCAGGCTAGTGAGGCCGACATGATGAAGGCTTTGACTATTGCTCACGCAGATAACTTACACGTCGAATGTGATGGCGACTTAGACGACAATCGTTTGGCAGAGCAGCGACCTTCGCATTGCCTTCGCTCGGATTCGGTTGCTGACAGTGTTTTGGATGTAGAGATTTTTGAACATGCGAAAAACCTGTCGGGTGGACAAAAACAGCGTCTCGCTATCGCAAGAGCGTTAATTCGCGGTACACAGATTTTGATTTTGGACGAATCAACATCAGCGCTTGATACCTATACAGAGCATCAACTGCTAAGTGAATTGAGAGCTGCCTATCCTGAACTAACTCTTGTGGTGGTGACGCACCGGATAGATACGGCAGCGAAATCTGACAAAGTCGTGGTTTTGGCGCATCGTCAGGTGAGCTGTACAGGTGCCCCTAGTGAATTAGCGAAAGATCCTGGCTCGGCATGGTCTGAGCTAGTAGCGGCACAGAAAGGAGAAAACTAG
- a CDS encoding FecCD family ABC transporter permease, giving the protein MLGTRLQRSLLLIALLALVCVCIVFGISFGATDISVSLVVQAIHDMLGGTVDGADQQVITEIRLPRVLLGFATGAGLAMCGLITQSLLRNPLGDPYILGISSGASTGAALVIVLGSSHVFLASLGVTVGAFLGALLAMVCVGFLASAGGRITPARIIFAGMAVNYFFSALTSLITVTAKNAAGAKSVVFWMLGSLTSASWNDVWIATICTTLAFVLFFLMGRRVDVLNLGDDCARSLGTNPRIYRALLISIIAFTVAVLVSITGAIGFIGLVIPHLARLLVGSTTRNTLPVAMFSGGLLVVVADLCARLIIRPAELPIGILTALVGTPMLMALIKKNAQ; this is encoded by the coding sequence GTGTTAGGTACTCGGCTACAACGTTCTCTGCTCTTAATCGCACTTCTTGCATTGGTCTGCGTCTGCATAGTGTTTGGCATTTCTTTTGGCGCTACTGATATTTCAGTTTCTTTGGTAGTACAGGCTATTCATGACATGTTGGGTGGCACTGTTGACGGAGCGGATCAACAAGTTATCACGGAAATTCGTTTGCCGCGTGTTTTGCTGGGATTTGCAACAGGAGCTGGGCTGGCTATGTGTGGGCTTATCACCCAGTCACTATTGAGGAATCCATTGGGTGACCCTTACATTTTAGGTATCTCATCTGGAGCATCAACTGGAGCTGCTCTTGTCATTGTTTTAGGAAGTTCTCACGTATTTCTTGCTTCACTTGGTGTCACAGTTGGGGCTTTTCTCGGAGCGCTTCTTGCTATGGTTTGTGTCGGTTTCCTTGCTAGTGCTGGAGGGCGTATCACTCCAGCACGGATTATTTTCGCTGGTATGGCTGTTAACTATTTTTTCTCAGCGCTCACGAGTCTAATCACGGTAACGGCCAAAAACGCTGCTGGGGCAAAGTCTGTTGTGTTCTGGATGCTCGGTTCGCTCACCTCAGCATCATGGAATGACGTATGGATAGCGACCATTTGTACAACACTTGCCTTCGTATTGTTCTTTCTTATGGGGCGTCGCGTTGATGTGCTAAATCTCGGGGACGATTGTGCAAGATCCTTGGGTACAAACCCTCGCATTTACCGGGCTTTACTCATTTCAATCATAGCTTTTACTGTTGCAGTTCTCGTCTCGATAACTGGAGCAATCGGGTTTATTGGGTTAGTCATTCCTCATCTTGCCAGATTGCTTGTTGGATCAACTACTAGAAATACGCTACCCGTGGCTATGTTTTCTGGCGGACTTCTCGTTGTCGTGGCAGATTTGTGTGCCCGTCTAATTATTCGTCCAGCAGAACTACCCATCGGAATCCTCACGGCCTTAGTGGGCACGCCGATGTTGATGGCTTTAATCAAGAAGAACGCACAATAA
- a CDS encoding methyltransferase domain-containing protein, whose amino-acid sequence MAAELASCFLLPKGKAYELGVSTGELIKKLARHNPRTRSVKWIGLDCESEMIAKAREHCAGIDNIELIEANLEDFEFDKCDFVVDFLTTQFLNRSAKRALFRKIYESLREGGAFFTYSKILQQDAFFQELALLLYSRFKTFNGLSAEQVVTKSESVYGVIKPESTVSMIELLHDVGFEKVTPAIRYINFEGFLAVK is encoded by the coding sequence ATGGCAGCCGAGTTGGCCAGTTGCTTTTTGCTTCCAAAAGGAAAAGCCTACGAGCTCGGTGTTTCCACTGGTGAACTCATTAAAAAGCTAGCCCGTCATAATCCTCGAACACGATCGGTAAAATGGATAGGTCTCGACTGCGAGAGCGAAATGATTGCAAAAGCTCGCGAACACTGTGCCGGGATAGACAATATTGAGTTGATAGAAGCGAACTTAGAAGACTTTGAGTTTGATAAATGCGATTTTGTCGTTGATTTTCTAACAACACAGTTTTTGAATCGCTCCGCGAAACGTGCATTATTTAGGAAAATATACGAAAGCCTGCGAGAGGGCGGAGCATTTTTTACGTACTCGAAAATACTTCAGCAGGATGCCTTTTTTCAAGAACTTGCACTGCTACTTTACTCACGATTTAAAACCTTTAACGGGTTGAGTGCCGAACAGGTCGTAACAAAATCTGAAAGTGTTTACGGTGTTATTAAACCCGAATCTACCGTTTCCATGATTGAATTGTTGCACGATGTAGGATTTGAGAAAGTAACTCCCGCTATTAGATACATAAATTTCGAGGGGTTCTTAGCGGTAAAGTGA
- a CDS encoding prolyl oligopeptidase family serine peptidase yields MFVSWRIREKKREIYGGWIDANCAIAILDDRGVRTYQAGEFFPPGCSIEPVEDSIHGWVMRVSSFLLPEVQFAIEADGSLTEISSTPYPFSVSVKHRRINSVSTDGTRIPVDCYGELEQCSPTFVHVYGGFGKSNTSFFSSQIASRWLDQGFNIALIHTRGGAEYGTAWHEQARLQGRALVRYDVESAIHTLQDQKVCTPQQTFLHGMSHGALVVASTAMHSPSLASNYLCRVPIANTRNIHIDDLSHKWITEYGDSRVSDWEAFMKKEDPIAVSINGSLKDTAWFISAYVDDEVTPVSHADLLVEKLRANLAAVTYYRYSSPGTHQGAVSSQVRQEHSDQFWDYLTTQAGKTNKLFCEPALAGSHAR; encoded by the coding sequence ATGTTTGTCTCTTGGCGGATTCGAGAGAAAAAACGGGAAATATATGGGGGATGGATTGACGCTAACTGCGCGATTGCGATCCTAGACGACCGTGGCGTGCGAACCTATCAAGCTGGGGAGTTCTTCCCGCCAGGTTGCTCTATCGAACCCGTGGAAGATTCGATACATGGCTGGGTCATGAGGGTGTCGTCTTTCCTGCTCCCGGAAGTGCAATTCGCTATTGAGGCAGATGGCAGCTTAACCGAGATTTCATCCACACCATATCCTTTTTCCGTAAGCGTGAAACACCGCCGCATCAACTCGGTATCTACTGACGGGACACGTATCCCAGTTGACTGTTATGGCGAGCTTGAGCAATGTAGCCCTACATTTGTTCATGTCTATGGAGGGTTTGGTAAATCCAACACAAGTTTCTTTTCCTCACAGATTGCAAGCCGATGGCTTGACCAAGGATTCAATATAGCGCTCATCCATACCCGAGGCGGTGCAGAGTATGGAACTGCTTGGCATGAGCAAGCACGCCTTCAGGGACGTGCGCTAGTGCGTTATGACGTTGAGAGCGCTATCCACACCCTACAGGATCAAAAAGTCTGCACACCACAGCAAACATTCTTACATGGTATGTCTCATGGAGCACTTGTTGTTGCATCTACTGCAATGCATTCTCCCAGCCTTGCAAGCAATTACTTGTGCCGAGTACCCATAGCAAATACGCGCAATATTCATATCGACGATCTCAGCCATAAATGGATTACCGAATATGGCGATTCCAGAGTGTCAGATTGGGAAGCATTTATGAAAAAAGAAGATCCGATCGCAGTTTCGATCAACGGTTCTTTAAAAGACACCGCTTGGTTCATCTCAGCTTACGTAGACGATGAGGTGACACCTGTCTCTCACGCCGATTTGCTAGTTGAAAAACTCCGAGCAAACCTAGCCGCAGTAACCTACTACCGTTATTCGTCACCAGGAACACATCAAGGTGCCGTATCTAGTCAAGTTCGACAAGAGCATTCTGATCAGTTTTGGGACTATCTCACCACGCAGGCAGGTAAAACGAACAAGCTGTTCTGCGAGCCTGCCCTCGCAGGTTCTCATGCGCGTTGA
- a CDS encoding ABC transporter ATP-binding protein: MNDFPLTVTEATVKFGSYTAINQISFQVKPGNILGIAGPNGSGKTTLLRSLFGAQPLSTGTIALEGKPLHKMRASQIGKKISVVSQFEHDTDRMRVEEFVLLGRAPHRTDFQGYSDTDYELASQALQRVGMSNVKNRYFTTLSGGERQRVLIARALTQQCPCMLLDEPTNHLDVKYQHQVLALVREVAPTAVIVLHDLNLVARYCDEVIVMKHGSIACQGCPANTLSTELISDVYGVEAIEVYDGEIKQFIFR, from the coding sequence GTGAACGATTTTCCTTTGACTGTGACAGAAGCAACCGTAAAATTTGGCTCCTACACAGCCATTAACCAGATTTCATTTCAAGTAAAGCCTGGAAATATTCTCGGTATAGCAGGACCCAACGGCTCAGGGAAAACAACACTACTGCGCTCCCTATTTGGAGCGCAACCCCTTAGCACAGGAACAATTGCACTCGAAGGAAAACCATTACATAAAATGCGAGCATCGCAGATTGGCAAGAAAATATCTGTGGTATCGCAATTTGAGCATGACACTGACCGGATGCGTGTGGAGGAGTTCGTCCTTTTGGGACGAGCTCCTCACCGCACCGATTTCCAAGGCTACTCAGATACCGACTATGAACTTGCCAGCCAAGCACTACAAAGAGTCGGTATGAGTAATGTCAAAAACAGGTATTTCACAACACTTTCAGGCGGGGAACGCCAACGTGTCCTAATCGCTAGAGCTTTAACTCAACAATGTCCATGTATGCTTCTGGATGAACCAACTAATCACCTAGATGTGAAATACCAGCATCAGGTTCTTGCTCTCGTACGTGAAGTCGCACCTACAGCAGTCATTGTCCTGCACGACCTGAACCTTGTGGCACGATACTGCGACGAAGTTATCGTCATGAAGCATGGCTCAATAGCTTGCCAGGGTTGTCCGGCAAACACACTGTCTACAGAACTGATCTCTGATGTCTACGGAGTAGAAGCCATCGAAGTGTACGATGGGGAAATTAAACAGTTCATCTTCCGATGA